From Kryptolebias marmoratus isolate JLee-2015 linkage group LG15, ASM164957v2, whole genome shotgun sequence, a single genomic window includes:
- the LOC108250685 gene encoding interleukin-17C-like, which translates to MVRIPLHMVSLCGLLLVLSGSRGGPARCRCRDETQADKHWKRLLKQYREDVRLAGTSRCHESAQSRSRTCDQVIKEMIKDPWTHQDNQRSASPWEYLLDQNEERFPPQISVARCLCEGCIIHRQENRNYNSVPVCAQMMVLWKKTCSHDPKKYVITKEFISVPVACTCVRPKY; encoded by the exons ATGGTTCGGATCCCTCTGCACATG GTCTCCCTCTGTGGGCTCCTGCTGGTCCTCTCCGGGTCCCGCGGCGGACCCGCGCGGTGCCGGTGCAGGGACGAGACCCAGGCGGACAAACACTGGAAGCGCTTATTGAAGCAGTACCGGGAGGACGTGAGGCTGGCGGGCACGAGCAGGTGTCATGAGAGCGCGCAGAGCAGGAGCAGAACATGTGATCAGGTGATCAAAGAAATGATCAAAGACCCCTGGACACATCAGGACAACCAGAGGTCCGCGTCCCCGTGGGAGTACCT CCTAGATCAAAACGAAGAAAGGTTTCCGCCTCAGATCAGCGTGGCCAGGTGTCTTTGTGAGGGCTGCATCATCCACAGGCAGGAGAACCGGAACTACAACTCTGTGCCGGTGTGTGCCCAAATGATGGTTTTGTGGAAGAAGACATGCTCACATGACCCCAAAAAATATGTGATCACGAAGGAGTTTATCAGTGTCCCTGTGGCCTGCACATGTGTAAGGCCCAAATACTGA